One window of Hymenobacter sp. BRD128 genomic DNA carries:
- a CDS encoding ATP-dependent Clp protease adaptor ClpS, which yields MAFPETRPQIDYNDDVLLLEEEQEMRALVVYNDDVNTFEHVIQTLIDVCEHAPEQAEQCTLLIHYKGKCAVKNGTFEELEPRCAAIHDRGISADIV from the coding sequence ATGGCTTTCCCCGAAACCCGCCCGCAGATTGACTACAACGACGACGTGCTGCTGCTCGAAGAAGAGCAGGAAATGCGCGCGCTCGTGGTCTACAACGACGACGTGAACACCTTCGAGCACGTCATCCAGACGCTTATCGATGTGTGCGAGCACGCCCCCGAGCAGGCCGAGCAGTGCACGCTGCTCATCCACTACAAGGGCAAGTGCGCGGTCAAAAACGGCACGTTTGAAGAGCTGGAGCCGCGCTGCGCGGCCATCCACGACCGCGGCATCTCGGCCGACATCGTCTAA
- the recR gene encoding recombination mediator RecR, with product MDFPSKLIENAVVELSRLPGIGKKTALRLALHLLKAESDTTANLAEALAKMRFDITYCRTCHSISDSEECSICANKLRDHAQVCVVADVRDVIAIENTGQYQGVYHVLGGVISPIEGIGPADLQVDSLVARAGAEDSEIREIILAISPTMEGDTTAFYLSRRLRDFENVHISTIARGIPMGGELEYADEITLGRSIVERQRQAR from the coding sequence ATGGATTTTCCTTCCAAACTTATTGAGAACGCGGTAGTGGAGCTGTCGCGCCTGCCCGGCATCGGCAAGAAAACCGCCCTGCGGCTAGCCCTGCACCTGCTCAAGGCCGAAAGCGACACCACCGCCAACCTGGCCGAGGCGCTGGCCAAGATGCGCTTCGACATCACGTATTGCCGCACCTGCCACAGCATTTCCGACTCGGAGGAGTGCAGCATCTGCGCCAATAAGCTGCGCGACCACGCCCAGGTGTGCGTGGTGGCCGATGTGCGCGACGTGATTGCCATCGAAAATACCGGCCAGTACCAGGGCGTGTACCACGTGCTGGGCGGCGTCATTTCGCCCATCGAGGGCATCGGCCCGGCCGACTTGCAGGTCGATTCGCTGGTGGCCCGCGCCGGCGCCGAAGACTCGGAAATCCGCGAAATCATCCTGGCCATTTCGCCCACGATGGAGGGCGACACCACGGCCTTCTACCTCTCGCGCCGCCTGCGCGACTTCGAGAACGTGCACATCAGCACCATCGCCCGCGGCATTCCGATGGGCGGCGAGCTCGAATACGCCGACGAAATCACGCTCGGCCGCAGTATCGTGGAGCGCCAGCGGCAGGCGCGCTAG
- a CDS encoding glycosyltransferase family 2 protein: MVKLSVVIVNYNVCYFLEQTLLSVRQAAAGLGEPVEVFVVDNNSADHSVAMVRQRFPEVILLENKDNPGFSRANNQALRLATGQYQLLLNPDTLVEETTFRRCCDFMDAHPRCGGLGVMMLDGQGRFLPESKRGLPTPAVAFYKMFGLASLFPKSRTFGRYHLGFLANDEAHEVAVLSGAFMLLRQAALTQVGLLDEDYFMYGEDIDLSYRLTRGGWQNWYFPGTRILHYKGESTKRTSVNYVLVFYRAMVIFARKHFASSQAGLFSFLINSAIWLRAGLALAQRLATAATPVLLDAGLLYAGMYVLKSYWEVNQKYVRTPYPPQYMLVAVPLYIGVWLATTWLSGGYDQPTRASRVVRGVAVGTVLISAVSNFFDNWRFSKALIVLGGGWAVAAFVGRRVLSHWLRQGNLRLSEARPKTLAIVGSAPESQRVRQLLAQAQVPGKVIGYVTPGGASPALPRPDYLGPVAELPALLRLYGLTELIFCGQDLPASQIIDLMASLPAHPPVAYKILPTGSQYIIGSSHKDAPGDYYALDRSWRLSQPAQRRNKRLLDLCTCLIISLLIPLLVWVQHRPSGLLRNLGQVLRGRRSWVGLRYLPEASRYPAVLSPADVAATASPLDAATRQRLELLYAQDYEPGFDVTALWRGWRRLGG; encoded by the coding sequence GTGGTGAAGCTCTCCGTCGTCATTGTTAATTACAACGTCTGCTACTTCCTGGAGCAAACGCTGCTTTCGGTACGCCAGGCGGCGGCGGGGCTCGGCGAGCCGGTGGAAGTATTCGTAGTTGACAATAACTCGGCCGACCACTCGGTGGCGATGGTGCGCCAGCGCTTCCCGGAAGTTATTCTCTTGGAAAACAAAGATAATCCGGGCTTCTCTAGGGCTAATAACCAAGCCCTGCGGCTAGCCACCGGCCAGTACCAGCTGCTGCTCAACCCCGATACGCTCGTCGAGGAAACTACCTTTCGGCGCTGCTGCGACTTTATGGACGCGCACCCGCGCTGCGGCGGCCTGGGCGTGATGATGCTCGACGGCCAGGGCCGGTTTTTGCCCGAAAGCAAGCGCGGCTTGCCCACGCCGGCAGTGGCCTTTTATAAGATGTTCGGGCTGGCTAGCCTCTTCCCCAAATCGCGCACCTTCGGGCGCTACCACCTGGGCTTTCTGGCTAACGACGAAGCCCACGAGGTGGCCGTGCTCAGCGGCGCGTTTATGCTGCTGCGCCAGGCGGCCCTAACGCAAGTGGGGCTGCTGGACGAGGATTATTTTATGTACGGCGAGGACATCGACCTCTCGTACCGCCTCACCCGGGGCGGCTGGCAAAATTGGTATTTTCCGGGCACCCGCATCCTACACTACAAGGGCGAGAGCACCAAGCGCACGAGCGTCAACTACGTGCTGGTGTTTTACCGAGCCATGGTCATTTTTGCCCGCAAGCACTTCGCTTCCAGCCAGGCCGGGCTGTTTTCCTTCTTGATAAACAGCGCCATCTGGCTGCGGGCGGGGCTAGCCCTGGCCCAGCGGCTGGCCACGGCCGCCACGCCGGTGCTGCTCGATGCCGGCCTGCTCTACGCGGGCATGTACGTGCTAAAGTCGTACTGGGAAGTCAACCAGAAATACGTGCGCACCCCCTACCCACCCCAGTATATGCTGGTGGCGGTGCCGCTCTACATTGGGGTGTGGCTCGCCACCACCTGGCTCAGCGGGGGCTACGACCAGCCCACCCGCGCCAGCCGCGTGGTGCGCGGCGTGGCCGTGGGCACGGTCCTGATTTCGGCCGTGTCGAATTTCTTCGACAACTGGCGCTTCTCGAAAGCGCTCATTGTGCTGGGCGGCGGCTGGGCAGTAGCCGCGTTCGTGGGCCGGCGGGTACTCAGCCACTGGCTGCGCCAAGGCAACCTGCGCCTGAGCGAAGCCCGCCCCAAAACCCTGGCCATCGTGGGCTCGGCCCCGGAAAGCCAGCGCGTGCGCCAGCTGCTGGCGCAGGCCCAGGTGCCGGGCAAGGTTATCGGCTACGTCACGCCCGGCGGGGCTAGCCCCGCCCTGCCCCGCCCCGACTACCTCGGCCCGGTGGCCGAGCTGCCCGCGCTGCTGCGCCTCTACGGTCTCACGGAGCTGATTTTCTGCGGCCAGGACCTGCCCGCCAGTCAGATTATCGACCTCATGGCTAGCCTGCCCGCCCACCCGCCAGTAGCGTACAAAATATTGCCAACGGGTAGTCAGTATATCATCGGCAGCAGCCACAAGGATGCGCCCGGCGACTACTACGCCCTCGACCGCTCGTGGCGCCTGAGCCAGCCGGCCCAGCGCCGCAACAAACGCCTATTAGACCTTTGCACCTGCTTGATAATAAGCTTACTAATTCCTTTATTAGTGTGGGTGCAGCACCGGCCCAGCGGGCTGCTGCGCAACCTAGGCCAAGTGCTGCGTGGCCGCCGCAGCTGGGTGGGGTTGCGCTACCTGCCCGAGGCCAGCCGCTACCCCGCCGTGCTCTCACCCGCCGACGTGGCCGCCACCGCTAGCCCACTCGACGCGGCCACCCGCCAGCGGCTGGAATTGCTGTATGCCCAGGACTACGAGCCGGGCTTTGATGTGACTGCGCTCTGGCGCGGCTGGCGCCGGCTGGGCGGCTAG
- a CDS encoding TonB-dependent receptor, translated as MKGIFMGAGLAVASLVSAQAQQAAVRGTVLDAQSQQPLPGVTVVAPGTGAGTTTDASGRFVLELPAAGRELTISFIGYNTQQVRVPATGHALTVRLEAAPVSLQGVVVSGSREQERRTETPVAISQLSPQLLADTKATAPYQLLNKVAGVYMVDLGAEQHMMAIRQPITTNAVYLYLEDGLPIRPIGIFNHNALYEINQAGVRSIEVVKGPASSLYGSNAIGGAVNFLTKQPTPLPTVGASVQGDNFGYRRVDASASGTVGRLGLYAGGYAAQQRGGWQDYTDFNKQSWTLRADYTFSPKTRLIGTGSYNYLYTQTPGTLDSAHFYSRTYQSNNRFTNREVTAVRASLRLEHDWSPSQQTALTAFTRYNSTGQLPSYYIADVRVNGAYQSSTGQVNNQSFHSYGALAQHRADLGFLNSRLIVGAYADFSPSTYYARFLTIQKDVANNFYTGYTDTGRYLDDYKINLSNVAAYAQYEVQATEALRLVGGLRYDRVQYKFSNNLSGSQTSKKASQDNVYNIVAPKLGLTYALGPAQGLYANFSTGFQPPETGSLYSSRQTIELKQANFTNYEAGGWVALFERKVYIDLSLYQMEGRNEIVSLLQADNTTQSENVGATRHQGIEYTLTYAPVPEVNFRLSGTNVRHTYLDYSEVVQGRNRDYAGNRMVGAPNWLANAEVFYKPRFAPGARLGLEYQRVGQFYTNTANTKTYAGYNLLNLRLGYRLPQAVARGLEVWANVVNLGNALYAVNATTNQYGTTYAAAAPRTVTVGLGYTFAAKARE; from the coding sequence ATGAAAGGTATTTTTATGGGTGCCGGGCTGGCCGTGGCTAGCCTGGTGAGCGCGCAGGCGCAGCAAGCCGCCGTGCGCGGCACCGTGCTCGATGCGCAGTCGCAGCAGCCGCTGCCGGGCGTAACGGTAGTAGCGCCGGGCACCGGCGCCGGCACGACCACCGATGCCAGCGGGCGCTTTGTACTGGAATTGCCGGCCGCCGGCCGCGAGCTAACTATCTCGTTTATTGGCTACAACACGCAGCAGGTGCGCGTGCCGGCCACGGGCCACGCCCTCACCGTGCGGCTGGAGGCGGCGCCCGTGAGCCTGCAAGGCGTGGTGGTGTCGGGCAGCCGCGAGCAGGAGCGGCGCACCGAAACGCCGGTAGCCATCAGCCAGCTTTCGCCGCAGCTCCTGGCCGATACCAAGGCCACGGCGCCTTACCAGCTGCTCAATAAGGTGGCGGGCGTGTACATGGTGGACCTGGGCGCCGAGCAGCACATGATGGCTATCCGCCAGCCGATTACGACCAACGCGGTGTACCTGTATTTGGAAGACGGGCTGCCCATCCGGCCCATCGGCATCTTCAACCACAACGCGCTGTACGAGATAAACCAGGCCGGCGTGCGTAGCATCGAGGTGGTGAAGGGCCCGGCCTCGTCGCTCTACGGCTCTAACGCCATTGGCGGGGCGGTCAACTTTTTGACCAAGCAGCCCACGCCGCTGCCCACGGTGGGTGCCTCGGTGCAGGGCGATAACTTCGGCTACCGGCGCGTAGATGCCAGCGCCAGCGGCACGGTAGGCCGGCTTGGGCTGTACGCGGGCGGCTACGCGGCCCAGCAGCGCGGCGGCTGGCAAGACTATACCGACTTCAACAAGCAGTCGTGGACGCTGCGGGCCGACTACACCTTCAGCCCCAAAACCCGGCTTATCGGCACGGGCAGCTACAATTACCTCTACACCCAAACGCCGGGCACGCTCGACAGCGCGCACTTCTACAGCCGCACTTACCAGAGCAACAACCGCTTCACCAACCGCGAGGTGACGGCCGTGCGCGCCAGCCTGCGCCTGGAGCACGACTGGAGCCCTAGCCAGCAAACGGCCCTCACGGCCTTCACGCGCTACAACTCGACCGGCCAGCTGCCGAGCTACTATATCGCCGACGTGCGCGTGAACGGCGCGTACCAAAGCTCGACGGGGCAGGTTAATAACCAGTCGTTTCACAGCTACGGGGCGCTGGCGCAGCACCGCGCCGACCTGGGTTTCCTGAACTCGCGCCTCATCGTGGGGGCGTATGCCGATTTCAGCCCGAGCACATACTACGCGCGTTTTCTGACGATTCAGAAGGATGTAGCAAATAATTTTTACACTGGCTACACCGACACCGGCCGCTACCTTGACGATTACAAAATCAACCTCTCCAACGTGGCGGCCTACGCCCAGTATGAGGTGCAGGCCACCGAGGCACTGCGCCTGGTGGGCGGCCTGCGCTACGACCGCGTGCAGTACAAGTTCAGCAACAACCTGAGCGGCAGCCAAACCAGCAAGAAGGCTAGCCAGGACAACGTGTACAACATTGTGGCGCCTAAGCTCGGCCTGACCTACGCGCTAGGGCCGGCCCAGGGCCTGTACGCCAATTTCAGCACCGGCTTCCAGCCGCCCGAAACGGGCAGCCTCTACAGCTCGCGCCAGACTATTGAGCTGAAGCAGGCCAATTTCACCAATTATGAGGCCGGCGGCTGGGTCGCCTTATTTGAGCGCAAGGTGTATATTGACCTGAGCCTCTACCAGATGGAAGGGCGCAACGAAATCGTGAGCCTTTTGCAGGCCGACAATACCACGCAGAGCGAAAACGTGGGCGCCACCCGCCACCAGGGCATCGAGTACACCCTGACGTATGCGCCGGTGCCGGAAGTAAACTTCCGCCTCAGCGGCACCAACGTCCGCCATACCTACCTCGATTACAGCGAGGTAGTGCAGGGCCGTAACCGCGATTACGCCGGCAACCGCATGGTGGGCGCGCCCAACTGGCTAGCCAACGCGGAGGTGTTTTACAAGCCGCGCTTTGCGCCCGGCGCCCGCCTCGGGCTGGAGTACCAGCGCGTGGGCCAGTTCTATACCAACACGGCCAACACCAAAACCTACGCCGGCTACAACCTGCTGAACCTGCGCCTGGGCTACCGCCTGCCGCAAGCGGTGGCCCGCGGCCTGGAGGTGTGGGCCAACGTGGTGAACCTGGGCAATGCGCTCTACGCCGTGAACGCTACTACTAATCAATACGGTACCACCTACGCCGCCGCCGCGCCGCGCACCGTCACCGTGGGGCTAGGGTACACGTTCGCCGCCAAGGCGCGGGAGTAG
- a CDS encoding PepSY-associated TM helix domain-containing protein: MQTTSTPPVRPAASPLRRLVGRNMYRWHRVLGLITLLPVLMWTLSGISHPLMSNWLRPPIAHETVPAPPLQAAALALPVPGLLARHHLAAIQNLRVVQYRHQPYYQVTDFRGRLRYFATATGQELPQGDRAYAEDVARYLLADSTSAVASATRLTHYTSDYKFINRLLPVWKITFARPDGMAVFIETEQSRMGTFNNTARARFLRVFGMLHNWDFLDALPRPWHLGIMLVFTTIIWLSALSGLVIYGFVRKKLRQPRSAHDQVGWLRRRHRSLGLWVAFVTFTFALSASYHLWQKLTPDRRDTVARVSGFAASELTWPLAEALAGPAPVQRVSLVRVAGQPYYRLASQGAAGSPAAVQYRSTRDGQLLPDGELLYARELGQEFMLKLNGQAAPATATGAAEDGALPDCCIAPSLTAETPAAIGPAAASPPRPKATCLAPS, encoded by the coding sequence ATGCAAACAACTTCAACCCCGCCGGTCCGCCCAGCAGCTTCGCCGCTGCGGCGCCTAGTGGGCCGCAACATGTACCGCTGGCACCGGGTGCTGGGCCTCATCACGCTGCTGCCGGTGCTGATGTGGACGCTCAGCGGCATTTCGCACCCGCTGATGTCGAACTGGCTGCGGCCGCCCATCGCCCACGAAACCGTGCCCGCGCCGCCGCTGCAAGCTGCCGCGCTAGCCCTGCCCGTGCCCGGGTTGCTGGCCCGGCACCACCTGGCGGCCATCCAAAACCTGCGCGTGGTGCAGTACCGCCACCAGCCTTATTATCAGGTTACTGACTTTCGGGGCCGGCTGCGCTATTTTGCCACTGCTACCGGCCAGGAGCTACCCCAGGGCGACCGCGCCTACGCCGAAGACGTGGCCCGCTACCTGCTAGCCGACTCGACCTCGGCCGTGGCCAGCGCCACGCGCCTGACGCACTACACCAGCGACTACAAGTTTATCAACCGCCTGCTGCCGGTTTGGAAAATCACCTTCGCCAGGCCCGATGGCATGGCCGTGTTCATTGAAACCGAGCAGAGCCGGATGGGCACGTTTAATAATACGGCCCGCGCCCGCTTTTTGCGGGTGTTTGGCATGCTGCACAACTGGGACTTCCTCGATGCGCTGCCGCGGCCCTGGCACCTGGGCATCATGCTGGTGTTTACGACTATCATCTGGCTGTCGGCCTTGAGCGGGCTTGTCATCTACGGCTTTGTGCGGAAGAAACTGCGGCAGCCCCGCTCGGCCCACGACCAGGTAGGCTGGCTGCGCCGGCGGCACCGCTCGCTGGGGCTGTGGGTGGCATTCGTCACGTTCACCTTTGCCCTGAGCGCCTCGTACCACCTCTGGCAAAAGCTTACGCCCGACCGCCGCGACACCGTGGCCCGCGTGTCGGGCTTCGCCGCCAGCGAGCTGACCTGGCCGCTCGCCGAGGCCCTAGCCGGCCCGGCGCCGGTGCAGCGCGTGTCGCTGGTGCGGGTGGCGGGCCAGCCCTACTATCGGTTGGCTAGCCAGGGCGCGGCCGGCAGCCCGGCAGCCGTGCAGTACCGCAGCACCCGCGACGGCCAACTGCTGCCCGATGGTGAGCTGCTGTACGCCCGCGAGCTGGGCCAGGAATTTATGCTGAAGCTTAATGGCCAGGCCGCGCCAGCCACCGCCACTGGCGCCGCCGAAGACGGCGCCCTCCCCGACTGCTGCATCGCCCCTAGCCTCACGGCCGAAACGCCCGCCGCCATCGGCCCGGCGGCCGCTAGCCCCCCTCGGCCCAAAGCAACCTGCTTAGCCCCGAGCTGA
- a CDS encoding pyridoxal phosphate-dependent aminotransferase, producing the protein MSPSTATPAAAPADPTAYFSDRILQIQESATIAMAKKSRELAAQGVDVINLSFGEPDFQTPQYIKDAAKKAIDDGFTFYTPVPGYLDLRQAICDKLLRENHLTYAPNQIVVSTGAKQALSNIIMTLVNPGDEVIIFSPYWVSYAAQVELAEGVAVPIMGALENDYKVTAAEFEAAITPRTKAVMYSSPCNPTGAVFSRAELGAIAEVLARHPGIFAIADEIYEYINFTDEHVSLAQFDAVKDQVITINGFSKGYAMTGWRLGYLAAHPAVAAACDKLQSQITSGTCSIAQRAGLAALQGGRSSADEMVQAYHRRRDLVLGLVKDIPGLKTPTPDGAFYIFPDVSAFFGRTAPDGAVINDSSDLALYLLRDAHVAAVSGDSFGAPACIRFSTAAADDKLTEAFGRIKKSLAALQ; encoded by the coding sequence ATGTCGCCTAGTACCGCTACCCCGGCTGCCGCGCCGGCCGACCCCACTGCGTATTTCTCCGACCGCATTCTCCAGATTCAGGAATCGGCCACCATCGCCATGGCCAAGAAAAGCCGTGAGCTGGCCGCCCAGGGCGTGGACGTGATTAACCTGAGCTTCGGCGAGCCCGACTTTCAGACGCCACAGTATATCAAGGACGCGGCCAAGAAGGCGATTGACGACGGTTTTACGTTTTACACGCCGGTGCCGGGCTACTTAGATTTACGCCAAGCCATTTGTGATAAGCTACTGCGCGAGAACCACTTAACTTACGCTCCCAACCAGATTGTGGTGAGCACCGGCGCCAAGCAGGCCCTCAGCAACATCATTATGACGCTGGTGAATCCCGGCGACGAAGTCATCATTTTTTCGCCTTATTGGGTGAGCTACGCCGCGCAGGTGGAGCTGGCCGAGGGCGTGGCCGTGCCCATTATGGGCGCGCTCGAAAACGACTACAAGGTGACGGCCGCCGAGTTTGAGGCCGCCATCACGCCGCGCACCAAGGCCGTGATGTACTCCTCGCCCTGCAACCCCACGGGCGCCGTGTTCAGCCGGGCCGAGCTAGGGGCCATTGCTGAGGTGCTGGCGCGCCACCCCGGCATTTTTGCCATTGCCGACGAGATTTACGAGTACATCAATTTCACCGATGAGCACGTGAGCCTGGCGCAGTTCGATGCCGTGAAAGACCAGGTTATCACCATCAACGGCTTCTCGAAGGGCTACGCCATGACGGGCTGGCGCCTGGGCTACCTGGCCGCGCACCCGGCCGTGGCCGCCGCCTGCGACAAGCTCCAGAGCCAGATTACCTCGGGCACTTGCTCTATTGCGCAGCGCGCCGGGCTAGCCGCGCTGCAAGGCGGCCGCTCATCAGCCGATGAGATGGTGCAGGCCTATCACCGCCGCCGCGACCTCGTGCTAGGGCTGGTAAAAGACATTCCGGGCCTGAAAACGCCCACGCCCGACGGCGCATTCTATATTTTCCCCGACGTGTCGGCGTTCTTCGGCCGCACCGCGCCCGATGGCGCAGTTATCAATGATTCGTCGGACCTGGCGCTGTACCTGCTGCGCGACGCGCACGTTGCGGCCGTGAGCGGCGACTCGTTTGGCGCCCCCGCCTGCATCCGCTTCAGCACGGCGGCGGCCGATGACAAGCTAACGGAGGCGTTTGGACGCATCAAGAAGAGCCTGGCCGCCCTGCAATAA
- a CDS encoding serine hydrolase, translating to MLLLTAATGRPAHAQRASHVINSVPELTDSIRRVMVKEHIPGLMLVLATRDSVLYAGGLGEANSTTHQPVTAHTLFRIGSITKSFIALGLLQLIEQGKLHLNDEVRKIAPEVPIDNPWETTDPVRVVHLLEHTAGFDDMGLNRFGNYTATDLPGRASVELYRDELRCRWRPGERMAYSNPGYQIAGYLLEKFSGQSYEQYLTQHFLRPLGMPDATPTRRPGALPQLAQGYTYTGGRYEANPPFALYPGASGSMNASAADMARYVQFFLHDGRTAAGTALVQPASLREMETMHSTLAARNGQPTGYGLANYAVTVEGKAIYRGHGGAIPGFISALGYNRELGVGYALSNNGNHRKSRIELLVQQFLLRQAPASLPPAPVALATTQAAAYLGHYRVAAPRYQKDLGTIVSVYSLERRGPLLVLQPLIGKPDTLLATGPHLFRHPSELVASTVFTHDADGHRVLITGTTPAQYYLIEAGSWWWLAPALLALSGLLAVTASLAGLVWLVYALRRRLPRAQVLPRLLPLLATLAVVATAWAFTSASTKLDHLGRVSAESVLIFMGPLAFTAFALAGLALLLVRFRQFRSRLAAWYLLFTYGGLCFLVAVLGAYSWLGMRLWSV from the coding sequence TTGCTGCTGCTGACCGCAGCAACTGGCCGGCCTGCCCACGCCCAGCGCGCCAGCCACGTCATCAACTCCGTGCCCGAGCTGACCGACTCCATCCGGCGCGTGATGGTCAAAGAGCACATTCCGGGCTTGATGCTGGTGCTGGCCACCCGCGACTCGGTGCTGTATGCCGGTGGACTGGGCGAAGCTAATAGCACGACGCACCAGCCCGTTACGGCTCACACGCTGTTTCGCATCGGCTCCATTACCAAGAGCTTTATTGCGCTAGGCCTGCTGCAACTCATTGAGCAGGGCAAGCTGCACCTCAACGACGAGGTCCGCAAAATTGCCCCCGAAGTGCCCATCGATAATCCTTGGGAAACTACCGACCCCGTGCGCGTGGTGCATTTGCTAGAGCATACTGCCGGCTTCGACGATATGGGCCTCAACCGCTTCGGCAACTACACGGCTACTGACCTGCCAGGCCGGGCTAGTGTCGAGCTATACCGAGATGAGCTGCGCTGCCGCTGGCGGCCCGGCGAGCGAATGGCCTATTCTAACCCCGGCTACCAAATAGCTGGCTATCTGCTGGAAAAGTTTAGTGGCCAATCTTATGAACAGTATTTGACGCAGCATTTTTTGCGTCCGTTGGGCATGCCTGATGCTACGCCCACCCGGCGCCCGGGCGCCTTGCCGCAGCTTGCGCAGGGCTACACCTACACCGGCGGCCGCTACGAGGCCAACCCGCCATTTGCCCTCTACCCCGGCGCGAGTGGTTCCATGAATGCCTCGGCGGCCGATATGGCCCGCTACGTGCAGTTCTTTCTGCATGATGGCCGCACCGCCGCTGGCACTGCGCTTGTGCAGCCGGCCAGCCTGCGCGAGATGGAAACCATGCACAGTACTCTAGCTGCCCGCAACGGCCAGCCTACTGGCTATGGCCTGGCCAACTATGCCGTAACGGTGGAAGGCAAGGCCATTTATCGGGGGCATGGCGGGGCTATCCCGGGCTTTATTTCGGCCCTGGGCTACAACCGGGAGCTGGGCGTAGGCTACGCGCTCTCGAACAACGGCAACCACCGCAAGAGCCGCATCGAGCTGCTGGTGCAGCAGTTTCTGCTACGGCAGGCGCCTGCTAGCCTGCCGCCCGCCCCGGTGGCGCTGGCCACCACCCAAGCAGCGGCTTACCTGGGCCACTATCGCGTGGCGGCCCCGCGCTACCAGAAGGATTTAGGCACGATAGTAAGCGTTTACAGCCTGGAGCGGCGCGGCCCCTTGCTCGTACTACAGCCGCTGATTGGCAAGCCCGACACACTACTGGCTACGGGCCCGCACCTGTTCCGGCATCCGTCCGAGCTGGTAGCCAGCACCGTATTCACCCACGATGCCGATGGCCACCGCGTGCTGATAACCGGCACTACTCCCGCGCAGTATTACCTGATAGAGGCGGGTAGCTGGTGGTGGCTGGCGCCAGCTTTGTTAGCCCTGAGCGGGTTGCTAGCGGTTACAGCCAGCCTCGCGGGGCTGGTGTGGCTCGTGTATGCGTTGCGGCGGCGCCTGCCCCGGGCGCAGGTGTTGCCCCGGTTGCTGCCGCTGCTGGCCACGCTGGCTGTTGTGGCCACCGCCTGGGCTTTCACTAGCGCCTCCACAAAGCTGGACCACCTGGGGCGCGTTAGCGCCGAATCGGTGCTCATCTTCATGGGGCCGCTGGCCTTCACTGCGTTCGCGCTGGCCGGGCTGGCGTTGCTGCTGGTTCGGTTTCGCCAGTTTCGCAGCCGCCTGGCGGCCTGGTACCTGCTGTTTACGTACGGCGGGCTGTGCTTTCTGGTGGCAGTGCTGGGTGCCTATAGCTGGCTGGGCATGCGGCTGTGGAGCGTGTAG